The following nucleotide sequence is from Caldicellulosiruptor saccharolyticus DSM 8903.
GTAAAGATGAAAGTATTAGAAAATTCTGGGTACAGCATGCTATTAAGTCACGTGAGATTGCATCAGTTATGGGCAAAGAAACAGGTCAGCCTTGCATTAATAATATTTGGATACCCGATGGTTCTAAAGACTTTCCAGTACAAAGGTATGAGCACAGAAAAATCTTAAAAGAGTCACTTGATGAGATATTTGATGCAAAGGTTGACAAACAATATCTCATTGACTCTGTTGAAAGTAAGTTATTTGGCATAGGTTCAGAAGCTTATGTGGTTGGATCGCATGAGTTTTACATGGGTTATGTATTTACAAGCAAACACGATATAGCAATTTGCTTTGACCTTGGACACTTCCACCCAACAGAAACCATTTCAGACAAGATTTCAGCTGTGTTGGCATATTCAAAGAAGATACTTTTGCATCTCAGCCGTGGTATGCGTTGGGACAGTGACCATGTTGTAATTTTGAATGACGAAGTTTTGTCTGTTGCACAAGAAGTAAAAAGAACCAATGGATTTGAGAAAGTTTATTTTGCTTTGGACTTCTTTGATGCGAGCATAAACCGAATAACTGCATGGGTAACAGGAGCAAGGGCTGCCTTGAAAGCAATTCTTTTTGCACTCTTGGAGCCAACACATCTTTTGATTGAGACTGAAAATGAAGGGAATTTTGGGATGCGACTTGCACTTTTAGAGGAATTCAAAACCTTACCATTTAGTGCTGTGTGGAATAAATACTGCTACGACAGTGGTGTTCCAGTGGGAAGCACATGGCTTGAAAAGGTGAAAGAATATGAAGAGAAGGTTTTGAAAAATAGGGTGTAATAGGTACAAAAAGGGGCTGCAGTGTTTCACACTTTTAAATGATTATGGCAGCCCCTTCCTGATTTTCATGTTATTTAAATGGATTTTCATCTTTATAAAGCATATAAGCTGGCTGGTTGAATGAAATGTCATCAACACCGAGCATCTTCATTGCATCAAATAGGATTTTTCCTGCGTGTTTAAATGCAACAGCTGTATGATGCGGGAACCTCTTGGCAATAAGTACATATCTATAGAATCTTCCCATCTCTTTTATTGCAAATACACCAATTCCACCAAACGAACGTGGGTCAACGTCTATTACCTCACCTTCAGCCACGTATGACCTCAAGATACAATCAGCTGTTGACTGAAGTCTGAATATTGTTATCTCACCAGGCTTTATTGCACCTTCGAGCGTACCACGTGTTATATCTGGTTCTTTATTTGGCTCTAAGAGTCTGTGCATAATGAGCTGGTATCTCATTTCAGCATATTTCATATGACAAATAGGTGTGTTTCCACAGTGGAAGCCCATAAAAAGGTCAGTGAGCTTGTAATCCTTGAACTTTTCCTTGTTTGCCTCATACATATCTTTCGGAACGGTATTATTGATATCAAGAATTGTTGCAGGAATTTGTGTTGCAAGTGTTACGATGTATTCACTAAGTGCTCCGTATATATCAACCTCACATGCAACTGGAATACCCCTTGATGCAAGCCTTGCGTTTACGTAACATGGAACAAATCCAAACTGTGTCTGGAACGCTGGCCAGCACTTATTAGCAAATATTGCAAACTGGCAACTACCGCGATATTTTTCATACCAGTCCATTAATGTTAGCTCATATTGAGCAAGCTTTGGCAAAATTCCTGGATGTTTGTTTCCTGTGCCGAGTTCTTCTTCCATTTGTTTTACAATCTCAGGTATACGCGGGTCATCTTTGTGCTTGTTGAAAGATTCAAACAGGTCAAGCTCAGAGTTTTCCATAATTTCTATGCCAAGGTCATAAAGTGGCTTGATTGGTGCATTGCAAGCCAAAAAGTCTTGTGGCCGTGGTCCAAAACTGAAGATTTTAAGATTCTTTACTCCTATTACAACCCTTGCAACATCAACAAAGTGCGCTATCATATCCGAAACCTCTTCAGCATCGCCAACAGGGTACTCAGGAATGTAAGGATTGAGCTTCCTCAGGCCAATATTGTAAGATGCGTTTAACATGCCACAGTATGCATCGCCACGACCGTCAATGAGGTTTTCTTGTGTCTCTTCAGCTGCCGCAACAAACATTGAAGGACCGCCAAACTTTTGTGCAAGCATTGTCTCAGGTCCTTCAGGGCCAAAGTTGCCAAGATATACAACAAGTGCATTAACACCTGCTGATTTTAGCTCATCCAGGGCTTTTAAAACGTCATTCTCATTTTCGACAGTTGTCTTTGCTTCAAAGATGTCGATACCTTTTTTTCTGCATGCCTCAACTACTTTCTGCCTTCTCTTTTCACTAAGAGAGATAGGGAAACAGTCCCTGCTAACAGCAACTATTCCTACCTTTACTTTGGGTATGTTTTGTAGCATATTGAAAAAATCCCTCCTAACATTTCATTAAGTTTTTATGTTTTGTTATAATAATTATATAACTTTGGGCTTGTGCATACAATAAATTATTCCCACAAAATACCATATCATTGTAAGAAAATTGTTCACGTACAAGTGCGGGAAAAAATCTTTTCAATCTACTTTTAAAATAGAAACTTTTATGCTACAATATCATAGTTAAAGTATAACCTTTTTAAGATTGACAAAAATTTTAATTCAAAATAAATCTTTTGAGGGAGGATTCAAATGGAATTCAAGGTTGAGAAAAAAGGTACAAACAAGGCTGTAATCGAGGTTGAGGTTGAACCTGAGAAGTTTGAAGAGGGTCTGCAGAAGTCTTATTTGAAAAATGCCAAGTATTTCAAAATTCCCGGTTTTAGACCTGGCAAAGCACCAAGGTCGCTCATTGAAAGAGCGTATGGTGAAGAGGTATTTTATGATGATGCAATTGACTATGTTTTAAATGAGACATATCCTAAGGTGATTGAAGAGAGCAAGCTTGAGGTTGTGTCAAGACCTGAAGTTGACATAGTTCAGGTTGGCAAAGGCAAGAGCTTTATATACAAAGCTGAGGTGTATATCAAACCTGAGTTTGGATTGGGTGAGTACAAAGGGGTTGAAATCAAGAAGATTGAATATCCTGTTGCTGAAGAAGAAGTCGAGCATGAGCTTGAACATTTAAGAGAGGAAAATGCAAGATTTATATCTGTTGACAGAGAAGTTCAAAACGGCGATATTGTTACAATCGACTTTGAGGGTTTTGTTGACGGTGAATCTATTGAAAATGGCAGTGCTCAGGACTATGAGCTTACAATTGGCTCAGGTAGGTTCATCCCAGGGTTTGAAGAACAGCTAATTGGGATAAAAAAAGGCGAAGAAAAGGAAATAGAAGTTGTGTTCCCAGAAGACTATCAGAGCCAAGAACTTGCTGGTAAAAAAGCAACATTTAAAGTGAAAGTAAAGGAAATAAAGGTAAAGGAGCTTCCTGAGCTTGATGATGAATTTGCAAAGGATGTCAGCGAGTATGAGACATTAGAAGAGCTAAAGGCAAGCATTAGAAATAGGATAAAAGAGAAGAATGACAAAAGAGCAAAGGACGAGATGATTGACGCAATCTTAGAAAAAATTGCACAAGCAACAGAGATTGATATACCAGAGCCTATGATAGAAAATCAGATAAATTACTATGTTGAAGATGTTGTAAGAAATCTTCAATATTTTGGAATGACATATGAGAAATATTTAGAAGCTATAGGCAAGACTGATAAAGAGTTCAGAGAACAGTTTAGAGAAAGAGCAACAAAAGCTATTAGAAATAATCTCATATTAGAAAAGATTGCAAAGGTAGAAAATATTCAGGCAACAGATGAAGAGCTTGAAAAGGAATTAGAAAGACTTGCTAAGATGTACAACTTAGAGGTTGAAAAGTTGAAAGAAAGACTTTCTGAAGATGATATTGAGTATATAAAAGAGGGTATAATTCTAAATAAGGCTATAGATTTTATATACGAAAATGCTAAAATTATAAGTGAAGAAACTCAATCTGAAAGCCAACCAGAATAGTCTGAAAATTTGTTTTTCTTTTAAAAAAGGAGGGATAAATAAATGTCAGCACTTGTTCCTATAGTTATTGAGCAAACTAACCGTGGTGAGAGAGCGTACGACATATACTCAAGACTTCTAAAAGACAGGATAGTGATCTTGAGCGGTGAAATCACAGATGACATTGCATCACTCATTGTTGCACAGCTTCTTTTCTTAGAGGCAGAAGACCCTGATAAGGACATCTATCTATATATAAACTCACCAGGTGGTTCTGTTACGGCTGGATTTGCAATTTATGACACAATTCAGTATATAAAACCTGATGTATCCACAATTTGTGTTGGAATGGCAGCATCAATGGGTGCATTTTTACTTGCAGCTGGAGCAAAAGGTAAGAGATTTGCTCTTCCAAACAGCGAAATAATGATACATCAGCCAATTGGTGGTGTTCGTGGTCAGGCAACAGACATCAAAATCCACGCTGAGTGGATATTGAAGATAAAACAGAGAATTAACAGGATTTTGGCTGAACGAACAGGCCAGCCAATTGAAGTTATAGAACGTGATACAGAACGCGACTTTTTCATGACAGCTGAAGAGGCTTTAAAGTATGGCATAATTGACAAGGTGATTGAAAGACGACCATAATCTTTCTTTTTTGAGGTGATTTAAAATTGGCTAAATTCGATGAAAAGAAGACTTTAAGATGCTCATTCTGTGGCAAATCACAGGATGAGGTAAGACGTCTTGTCGCTGGACCTGGAGTTTATATTTGTGATGAGTGTGTTGAACTTTGTTCAGAGATAATCTCTGAGGAGTTTGAAGAAGAGGAATACAATGAGTTTGATGATAGACTTCCAACCCCAAAAGAGATAAAAGAGTTTTTGGACCAGTACGTAGTTGGGCAGGACCACGCAAAAAAGATTTTATCAGTTGCAGTTTATAATCACTACAAGAGAATTTACTATCATGACAACAGGAAAGACGATGTAGAGATACAAAAGAGCAATATCTTAATGCTTGGTCCAACTGGCTCTGGAAAAACTTATCTTGCACAGACTCTTGCCAAGATGCTCAATGTACCATTTGCCATAGCAGATGCAACAACACTCACTGAAGCAGGTTATGTGGGTGAAGATGTTGAAAATATTTTGCTCAGGCTTATTCAAAATGCTGATTATGACATTGAGAGAGCAGAGCGCGGTATAGTTTATATAGATGAGATTGACAAGATTGCAAGAAAATCAGACAATCCTTCAATCACCAGAGACGTCTCTGGTGAAGGTGTGCAGCAAGCACTACTAAAGATATTAGAAGGAACAATAGCATCAGTTCCACCACAGGGTGGAAGAAAGCATCCACATCAAGAGTTTATCCAGATTGACACAACAAATATTCTCTTTATCTGTGGTGGTGCTTTTGAGGGTATTGAGAAGATAATTGAGAGGAGAATTGGCGAAAAGACTCTTGGGTTCAATGCTAAAATAGAGAGCAAGAAGGAAAAGAAGATAGGCGATATTCTAAGACAGATAATGCCTCAAGACCTACTAAAGTTCGGCATGATTCCCGAATTTATCGGTCGTGTTCCAATAATTGTTACATTAGACGCACTTGACAAAGAGGCACTGATAAAGATTCTCACAGAACCAAAGAATGCACTTGTCAAGCAATATCAAAAGCTTTTTGCTATGGACGGCGTTGAGCTTGAATTCGAAAAAGAAGCATTAGAAGCAATAGCAGATAAAGCAATTGAGCGAAACACTGGGGCAAGAGGTTTGAGAGCAATCATGGAAGAGATAATGCTTGATGTGATGTTTGAGATTCCATCAAACGACAAGATAGAAAAGGTAATAATTACAAAAGCAGCTGTTTTGAAAGAAGATAAGCCCATTGTAATAATAAACGAGAACAAGAAAGTGCAGAGAAAACCAAGACTAAAACAGCGTTTGCAGGAAAGAAGAGGAAATGTGTCTTAATTGATTAATAAAACATGGGTGAAAGATAAGCTAAATGAAAGAAGAAGGCTGGTTTTTGACTTTCCAGCCTTCTTCTTTTTGAATTTTTCAGCTTTAAAAGAAGGGAAAATTCAGTTTGTATAGAATTAAGTTATTATATAAACCGAAAACATCACAAAGTCTCTAAGAAAATTAATAGAAAGAGGGACTTTACAAAAGTCCGGTGAGAGAATTTGTTAAAGATAAGAGAATACCAAGAAGAGCTTGAAAGTAAGATTCTATCACCATATGCAATGCTTTCTAAGAACACAAAAGGGCGACAAAGACCAGAAGAAAAGTGCCAGGTCAGAACCGAGTTTCAACGTGACAGAGATAGAATAATTCATTCAAAATCATTTAGAAGACTTAAACACAAAACACAAGTGTTCATCTCACCAGAAGGGGACCATTACAGAACAAGGCTAACTCACGCACTTGAGGTTGCCCAGATAGCAAGGACAATTGCAAGGGCTTTAAGGCTCAATGAGGACCTAACAGAAGCAATTGCCCTTGGACATGACTTGGGCCATACACCTTTTGGACATGCAGGAGAGGACATTTTAAACCAAATTACAACTTGTGGTTTTTCTCACAATGTACAGAGTCTCAGAGTTGTTGACTTTTTAGAAGGGGATGATGGGCTTAATCTTACATTTGAGGTAAGAGACGGTATTTTAAATCATGTATGGGGTAATACTCCTTCGACGTTAGAAGGCAAAGTTGTGCAGTTTGCAGACAGGATAGCGTATATAAACCATGATATAGACGATGCTATTAGAGCAGGAATTTTAAAAGAAGAAGATTTGCCACAGGACTGTCTTAAGATTTTAGGATTTTCAAAGCGTGAGAGAATTAATACATTGATTATGGATATAATAAGAAATAGTATGGACAAACCAGAAATAACCATGAGTGAAGATGTCTTTTATGCCATGCAAAAGTTGAGGGAGTTTATGTTTCAAAATGTGTATATTGACTCTGAAGCAAAGAGGGATGAAAAAAAGGCTAAATATATTATACAAGCTTTATATGAGTATTTTATGTCGAATCCTGATTCCTTGCCAGACGATGTAAAAAAAGATATCGACAGATTTGGCAAGGAACAAGCAATAATCGACTATATAGCCGGAATGACAGACAGGTATGCTATGCGAAAGTTTTATGAAATATTCTTACCTTCGCCATGGAATAAGCTTTAATTTTTATGAAAAATGTCAAAAGGTATTTTAAAAAATTTGTCGAAATAAATTTAAATTGTCCCAAAAAACATGAAGGTGAACATGATGTGTTGGAAAGAATTGTAGAACAGGTTTTAAATAAAGTGGATATTGTTGATATTGTTTCCTCTTATATTCCGTTAAAAAGGGTAGGGGTGAACTTTAGGGCGCTTTGCCCTTTTCATTCAGAGAAAACCCCCTCTTTTTACGTATCACCAGCTAAGCAGATATTTCACTGTTTTGGTTGTGGTGTTGGTGGAAATGTTATCCACTTTGTAATGCGTATGGAAAATTTGACCTTTACTGAGGCACTAAAGGTTTTAGCCGAGAAGGCAAAGATTGACATTGATTTTTCTCAGTCTCAGTCAGCAAAAGACAGGGCTTTGGCAAAACAAAAAGAAGAGCTAATTAATCTTCACAAAGACTGTTTTGAATATTTTCGAGAGCAGCTTTATCTTCGCAAGAATATTGAAGCTGTGAAGTATATTATCAAAAGGAGAATTGCGAAAGATACGGCAAAGAGATTTGGGCTTGGGTTTTGTCCTGAAAAAAATGACCTGTATGACAGGCTTTCTCAAAAGTATTCTAAAGAAATTATTGATTTAAGTGGAATTTTTCTTGAGAGAAATGGAAAAAATTATTGTAGATTTGAAGGAAGGCTTATTTTTCCTATATTCGATACAATGAACAGGGTAATTGCATTTGGTGGACGAATAATTTCTGATGCTTCTGCAGCTCCAAAATACATGAATTCACCTGATACTTTGATATTCTCAAAGTCAAGGATTCTGTACGGTCTTAATATTGCAAAACAGAGCAAGGAAAACGAATTTGTAGTTGTCGAGGGGTACATGGATGTTATTGCTCTACATCAAGAGGGAATTGACAATGCAGTTGGGGTTTTAGGCACAGCACTCACTCAAGACCACAGTTTTCTGCTGCGAAGATACAAAAATGAAGTTGTTCTTTGTTTAGACAGTGATGAAGCAGGCAAAAAAGCAGCTATAAGAAGTGCTGATATATTGTATCAAAACGGGCTCATGGTAAGAGTTATGGAATTAGAGGGCGCAAAAGATCCAGATGAGTATATAAAAAGATTTGGGAAGGATGCGTTTTTGTTAAAAAAGCAAAATAGCATGTTTGTGATAGATTACAAAGTAAAAGAGCTAAAAAACCAGTATGATTTGACCAAATCAGACCAGAAATTTAGATTTGTACGAGAATATTTTGAGAAGATTTTGATTCCAATTTCAAATGAGGTTGAAAGACAAGAGTATATAAAGAAGTTGTCAGATCTCACGGGTGTAAATGAAAATGTGATTTCAAAAGAGTTTTCCAAAACTACTCAGAAGGAACTTAAGCGAATAGAGAATATAAATTATTTTAAGCAAATACAGCAAAAACCAGTTTTATCTGATTTCGAAATGTTGAAAAAGAATGAGAACTATCTTTTATCATTATATACAGAATGGGCACCAAAATCAGAGGAGATAAAAAACCTTCTTACGGAGGAGGACTTTTACACCGAGGATGTTAAGAATATTTTTACTGCAGTAAAAAATCTGATTAATGAGGGGATGGAGTTGAGCTACTCTATGCTTTTGAGTTTTGTTACTGATGAGAGCATTTTATTTGATCTTACAAGCTTTTCATCTAAAGGTTTTGAAAATGCTGATACTGCAAAGAAAGCCATAGAAGAGTTAAAAGTGAAAATTAAAACGTTAGGGTTAAAACTTGAACTTAAAGCTGCACAACAACAAAATGACAATTTGAAAATTACCCAGATACTGGATGAGCTAAAAAAACTCAAGGCAGGAAGGGAGGGAGAAGGCAGATGACAGAACAAAATCTGAGCCAAAATAACCAGAACGATATGAATCAAAATGGTAGCGAAGAGGTTAAAAAAGATCAGCAGATGCAGCATGAGGAAAAAGAACAGATTCGGCAAAAAGAAGAGCCAGAAAAACTTTCTTCTAAGAAAAATATTGATGATAAAAATAAAACAGAGGAGAAAAAAAATCTGATAAGAGAAAAGGTTCGTGAACTTATTTCACTTGGGCAGAGTAAGGGATTTTTGACATATTCTGAAATTCAAGAAATACTTGACAAGGTAGAGCTTGATGCAAACCAGATTGAAAACATATATGATACTCTTGAGAATATGGGGATTGACGTTGTTGATGATAGGGTTTCAGAAGAAGAGCTTTTAAAAGACGACTTGGAAAATCTACCTGAAGGTATTGCTATAGATGACCCTGTGAGGATGTATCTCAAGGAGATTGGCAAGATTCCACTTTTGACTCCTGAAGAGGAGATTGAACTTGCAAAGAGGATTGAACAGGGGGATGAAGAGGCTAAAAAGAGGCTTGCTGAGGCAAATTTGAGGCTTGTTGTAAGCATTGCAAAGAGGTATGTGGGGAGAGGAATGCTCTTTTTGGATCTTATCCAGGAAGGTAATTTGGGTCTTTTGAAGGCTGTTGAAAAGTTTGACTACCGAAAAGGATATAAATTTTCCACATATGCAACCTGGTGGATTCGACAGGCAATCACAAGGGCAATTGCCGACCAGGCAAGAACTATAAGAATTCCTGTTCACATGGTTGAGACGATAAACAAGTTAGTGAGAGTATCACGTCAGCTTCTGCAGGAAAAAGGAAGAGAGCCAACACCTGAAGAGATAGCAAAAGAGATGAACATGCCAGTTGAAAAAGTGCGTGAGATACTAAAGATTGCTCAAGAGCCGGTGTCTCTTGAGACCCCAATTGGAGAAGAAGAAGATAGCCACTTGGGCGACTTTATACCCGATGATGATGCTCTTGCGCCATCTGAAGCAGCTGCATATTCAATGCTCAAAGAGCAGCTTTTAGAGGTTTTGGATTCTTTGAATGAAAGAGAAAAGAAGGTTTTAAAGCTAAGATTTGGCCTTGAAGATGGCAGGGCCCGCACCTTAGAAGAGGTTGGAAAGGAGTTCAACGTAACAAGAGAGAGGATCCGCCAAATTGAGGCAAAGGCTTTGAGGAAACTAAGACATCCAAGCAGAAGTAAGAAGCTAAAGGATTTTTTGGAGTAAAAATGAAAGGGGATTACTAGGTAAGCAGGTAGTCCCCTTTTTGTTGTTTTAACTTGTAATTGGAAATTTAGAACAAATAAGAAAAAATACTAATTCAAAATTGGGAACTAAAAAACATAAAAAGAGTCTGTATATAATTAACAAGGGGTTCACTAAAAACAAAATTTTAAAATTTTTATATCACAGCATATAGGGAAAGTTCGTCAAACAAAAAACTAAATCTTGTAATGAAAGGGGCTATCCAATTATTTTTTGGACAGCCACTCATAATTTGTAAATATTTATTTGTACAATACTGCATCGCCTACAAAAGGAAACATTCTACAATCATTTTGATTCGGATTTGTAAAAAATTCAATTTTTAAAGTATTACCGCCAACAACGTCTAAAGAAACATCTTTTGCCTTTTCACCTTTTGCGATTTCTGTTTCATATCTTTTTTCTCCGTCTAGATAAATTGTAAATTTTCCACTTGCACCAACTTCAGAATCATCATCTAAACCTAAACTCATTTTTAACTTTTTATAATCTCCGTTTAATTTATACTGCACAAATGACCATCTTCGACTTTCATCTGAACTCCAACCAGCAGCATTATAAGCCTCCCACCAGATATTCTTATTATATGGTCTTCCTAGTACTGTAACGTCCTTTGTGTTGATACCAAAACGTCCTTTGTTATAATAGTCAACTATGGATTTATAATCACTCAACGGCAAATCAGTAAGGAATATACCTCCATTTGGACCCAAATCGGGACCTATAACTAATGCTTTTTGGTTATCATTAATTTTCCAAGGAGTTATGTTTTTATTAAAGAAGCAATAAAGAATTGAGTCAAGATGAACAAATCTCATTCCTTTGTAGTTTATAAATGGAACTTTGTATTTGAGTGTTACTCCATTTAGGATAATATCTCTTTGATACTCATAAACTGGGTTTGTTGCTGCCTTTTTGCTAAGTTCATTCACCTTTGCTTGAAGATTAGCATTTTCTTTTTTTAGCTTGTCATATTGAGTTTTTAGAGAATTGTAATCTTTTAAAAGTTTTTCGTACATGGTCTTATAATTTGTTGGAGATGATGCAACCGCAACAAAACAAAAAATTACAGCAAGTACAACTGTAAAAAATGAAATACACTTTTTCATTTCATCAACCTCCATAAAAAAAGTTTTGATATTTTCTATAAATATACAATAGTTTAAATTTAATATACAATAGTCTAAATTTAATGTCAACTATATTTTGTAATTAATAAATTCTTGAATTCATTTGTTAAAAAAATTATAATAAAATTAACATCTTACCTTTAAAGGATATTTCTTGTCGAATTTTGTCGAAATATGTCAAATAACCTTTAGAAAATGATGGGAGGGGTAAAGATTGTTTTACTGTCCTAAGTGTGGTGCTACAATTGAAAAGGGGCAGAAAGTATGTACTCAATGTGGAGAGAGCTTAGAGGCAAAGACATCGAATAATTTGCAAAGAACAAAGAGAGAGTTCTTCTTAGAAAAATACTTTGATGACCAAACAAAAGAATTTAGGGTACCAAGCATAAAATTGAAATTTGACAGAAAACTTTTGCCTTGGCTTTACGGAATTATAGGTTTCTTGGTGTTCTTAATATTGTTTGTAGCAGTTGGAAAGTCAATATATTCTCCCCAAAGGGTTGTGAATGAATTCAAGGAAGCTGTTAAAAATAAAGACACAAAAATGCTTTCCCAAATTATTGTTCATGAAACAGGTGAACAAATTTCACAAGATAATCTAAAAGCTTTCTTAGAGTTGTGTCAGACAAAGCCTGAATACATAAACGAGGTTTACAAAGCATTAGATGAAGCAATTCAATCAATTTCAAATTCATCTTCAGATAAAAAGAATGAATCTCTAACCGATATTTTATCTAATCTTTTCTCAGCTCACGATTATTCTAACGATTTTCTTTTAAAACCTGCAGGCAAAGGCTTGATTTTCTTCACAAAGTATAAGATTGCAGCAAAAAATTACTTTTTAAAGGTGAAGTGTGATACAAAGGATGCAAAAATATTCTTAAATGGCAAAAACATTACTTCAGTTTCAGATCCGTCGCAGGAGATTTCAATAGGCCCATTGATTGCCGGTATATACAAGATTGAAGCAAAATACAAAGGACCATATTGTACATTAGAGGAGTCTGAGGAAGAAAAACTCTACAGTACAGAATTTAGTAACTACAACCAATACTCTGTTGAACTTTATCTTAATCCTCGCTACGTAGAGGTAGAGTCAGATTTTGAGGATGCTGAGATAATTTTGAATGGTAAGCCAACCGGTGTTTTGGTAAAAGATGCTTCTGAATTTGGACCTGTAAGTGACGAAAGTGAGTTTAGTGCAAAAATAAAACTTCCATGGGGTGAGGCAAGAACAACTTCTGTAAAACTTGGCAACTGGTCAAATAGCATTACAATTCCAAATACACTTTCAAACGATGATACTAATAATTCAACATTTGAAAAGGTTGCTTCTGTTATAAATGATTTTGAAAAGTCTTACAGAACTGCTATGACAGCTCAGGATCCAAATAAGTTTTTGAACATTTCTGATGAATTAAAACAGACATTTTCAAGTAGAATTCAAGAACTAAAAGATTATAAACAAAAATTTACAGGTAAAGTCACAAAAACAGAGTTTAATTTTGGAACATTACAATTGTTTAAAGATGAAGAGGAAAAAATAACATTAAAAGTTACTGCGAAGATTTATTACAAAGATACAGTATATTCCCAAGACGAGTCTTCACCACAAGATATTCCTGAAAAAGTAACTACACAGGTTTACACTCTTGTATGGGATGAGAATGCAAAGAATTTTGTTATTGTTAAAATAGAAGCTCCATGGTTTTATGACTGGCCAAAAGATGGCAAGATTAAAGAATACAAATTAGATGAAGGGAGTGTGTGATTGAAATGACAAATTGTCCATATTGTGGTAGAGAACTTCAGGAAGGTGAGAATTGCACTTGCGAAACAGCTCAGGCAATGATAAGTCAAACAACTGGCAATAAAGACTCAAGTAGTGAAGTGTTGAATGAGAAGCAAAATAATGAGAATAAGAATGTTAATGAAGAAATTGGAAATAAAAATAATGAGCAGACACAAAACATCAGTGAGAAAGAGAGAAAGAATATAGCTATTGCATCAACCTTTAATGATGTAATTAATTCAACAGTTAGATATTGTTATCTTACTGTAAAGTTTGCGTTGGCATTTTTGAAAAATCCATTTGTTTTTATTTCAAAGGTTATACAGAACAATGACTGCAAAGTAGGTATTTTGTTTGCTATTCTTACCTCTATATTTGTTTCTATTCAAAATCTTGTTTTGGCAGGAAGAGGTATAAAGTTAATTGAAGATTTTATCGGAATATCAGGGCTTTTGTCCTCTTATTCATCCTTTAAGACCTTTTTGTACAACTTCATAATTTTGTTTCTTTTGTATCTTCTATATTGCGGTACTATCAAGTTAGCG
It contains:
- the dnaG gene encoding DNA primase gives rise to the protein MKNVKRYFKKFVEINLNCPKKHEGEHDVLERIVEQVLNKVDIVDIVSSYIPLKRVGVNFRALCPFHSEKTPSFYVSPAKQIFHCFGCGVGGNVIHFVMRMENLTFTEALKVLAEKAKIDIDFSQSQSAKDRALAKQKEELINLHKDCFEYFREQLYLRKNIEAVKYIIKRRIAKDTAKRFGLGFCPEKNDLYDRLSQKYSKEIIDLSGIFLERNGKNYCRFEGRLIFPIFDTMNRVIAFGGRIISDASAAPKYMNSPDTLIFSKSRILYGLNIAKQSKENEFVVVEGYMDVIALHQEGIDNAVGVLGTALTQDHSFLLRRYKNEVVLCLDSDEAGKKAAIRSADILYQNGLMVRVMELEGAKDPDEYIKRFGKDAFLLKKQNSMFVIDYKVKELKNQYDLTKSDQKFRFVREYFEKILIPISNEVERQEYIKKLSDLTGVNENVISKEFSKTTQKELKRIENINYFKQIQQKPVLSDFEMLKKNENYLLSLYTEWAPKSEEIKNLLTEEDFYTEDVKNIFTAVKNLINEGMELSYSMLLSFVTDESILFDLTSFSSKGFENADTAKKAIEELKVKIKTLGLKLELKAAQQQNDNLKITQILDELKKLKAGREGEGR
- a CDS encoding deoxyguanosinetriphosphate triphosphohydrolase, which codes for MLKIREYQEELESKILSPYAMLSKNTKGRQRPEEKCQVRTEFQRDRDRIIHSKSFRRLKHKTQVFISPEGDHYRTRLTHALEVAQIARTIARALRLNEDLTEAIALGHDLGHTPFGHAGEDILNQITTCGFSHNVQSLRVVDFLEGDDGLNLTFEVRDGILNHVWGNTPSTLEGKVVQFADRIAYINHDIDDAIRAGILKEEDLPQDCLKILGFSKRERINTLIMDIIRNSMDKPEITMSEDVFYAMQKLREFMFQNVYIDSEAKRDEKKAKYIIQALYEYFMSNPDSLPDDVKKDIDRFGKEQAIIDYIAGMTDRYAMRKFYEIFLPSPWNKL
- the rpoD gene encoding RNA polymerase sigma factor RpoD codes for the protein MQHEEKEQIRQKEEPEKLSSKKNIDDKNKTEEKKNLIREKVRELISLGQSKGFLTYSEIQEILDKVELDANQIENIYDTLENMGIDVVDDRVSEEELLKDDLENLPEGIAIDDPVRMYLKEIGKIPLLTPEEEIELAKRIEQGDEEAKKRLAEANLRLVVSIAKRYVGRGMLFLDLIQEGNLGLLKAVEKFDYRKGYKFSTYATWWIRQAITRAIADQARTIRIPVHMVETINKLVRVSRQLLQEKGREPTPEEIAKEMNMPVEKVREILKIAQEPVSLETPIGEEEDSHLGDFIPDDDALAPSEAAAYSMLKEQLLEVLDSLNEREKKVLKLRFGLEDGRARTLEEVGKEFNVTRERIRQIEAKALRKLRHPSRSKKLKDFLE
- a CDS encoding zinc ribbon domain-containing protein → MFYCPKCGATIEKGQKVCTQCGESLEAKTSNNLQRTKREFFLEKYFDDQTKEFRVPSIKLKFDRKLLPWLYGIIGFLVFLILFVAVGKSIYSPQRVVNEFKEAVKNKDTKMLSQIIVHETGEQISQDNLKAFLELCQTKPEYINEVYKALDEAIQSISNSSSDKKNESLTDILSNLFSAHDYSNDFLLKPAGKGLIFFTKYKIAAKNYFLKVKCDTKDAKIFLNGKNITSVSDPSQEISIGPLIAGIYKIEAKYKGPYCTLEESEEEKLYSTEFSNYNQYSVELYLNPRYVEVESDFEDAEIILNGKPTGVLVKDASEFGPVSDESEFSAKIKLPWGEARTTSVKLGNWSNSITIPNTLSNDDTNNSTFEKVASVINDFEKSYRTAMTAQDPNKFLNISDELKQTFSSRIQELKDYKQKFTGKVTKTEFNFGTLQLFKDEEEKITLKVTAKIYYKDTVYSQDESSPQDIPEKVTTQVYTLVWDENAKNFVIVKIEAPWFYDWPKDGKIKEYKLDEGSV
- a CDS encoding NPCBM/NEW2 domain-containing protein, translating into MKKCISFFTVVLAVIFCFVAVASSPTNYKTMYEKLLKDYNSLKTQYDKLKKENANLQAKVNELSKKAATNPVYEYQRDIILNGVTLKYKVPFINYKGMRFVHLDSILYCFFNKNITPWKINDNQKALVIGPDLGPNGGIFLTDLPLSDYKSIVDYYNKGRFGINTKDVTVLGRPYNKNIWWEAYNAAGWSSDESRRWSFVQYKLNGDYKKLKMSLGLDDDSEVGASGKFTIYLDGEKRYETEIAKGEKAKDVSLDVVGGNTLKIEFFTNPNQNDCRMFPFVGDAVLYK